AGAATTCATCTTTTTTTTTCAATGTAATCTGTGGATGAAAATGCCAGAATATTTCAATTTGATGATTACCCTTTCCGACAATTTCATCCTCAACAGTAAACTTCTCTTCGTTTAGATAAAGAGTCCGCCGGTGATAGATATGATTTTTAAGTCGTCCGCAGACTTTATAACAGATTTCACATATAAGAGTGTTGCCGCGTTTCTCAACATGCGCGATATCTAATGGCACGGCTCTTCGCGCAACCCGAAAGCCTGACCAGACTTCACTTGAATTTTGACCGTCCAATACAACTGTATTATGGGAGGCGGTACTACGTTGTCTCAAACGCTCTGGAGAATTTCCATATTCGCCTGAACCGGTATCGACTATTATTCTCTTATCCCGGTATGAAAACTCCAAGGTGAGATTATCCGCGTGTGCGTGACCGGGTATGTGGTCCGGCCCTATGGGACCGGTATCGAAAAATATCGTCCAGGCGCCCAGTTGCAAGCGGACCATACCGGAATTCCGGTAGTGCCGAAATCCAGGGCCAACGGTTGCGCATTCATTCGGCCTGATCCCCATGCGACAAGCATAATCCGCCAACTCTTCCGGAGCCGGAGCCATGTTGAAAGCAGCATCATTAAAAAGGCATATCTGTCCATCAGGATGACAAACTGCATTCAGAAAAGCAAACATACGGCCGGCTGTCGATTCCCACGCTTTACATTTATCCCATCCATATGCCCGCCCAATATTGATCATATCCAGAAGGTCTTCAAACAAAAGAGCATGGTACATGGGAGATTGTTCATAGTGACTGCCATCGGGTCTGATCTGTTCCGTCAATTCCCTGTTGATAATTTTCAATCCCTGTCTCAACCAGGAACCCGCCTCCCCGTTTCCGAGCCGTCCCCCAAAGTAAAGACCTGCAAAAACCAATGCCTTGGCGTTCACAAACAAATGATTGCCCTGAATATGGTGTTCACACCGCTTTGTCAGATAACGCGTCTGCACCGCCAGGCTATGGAGAGCCGCGCCGTCTAATAGAGGTTTCGTGAGATCCGCCTTGATCCAGTTTATGATCCTTCTGCTCAAGGGGTAGGATTCCCATCCGATTCCAGAAACGGGTGGATTTTCTTTTATCCAACGATTAATTAAATCCTTATGCCAACTACTCCTTTTATGAAAATTAAAGGCTGTTAGATCATCGAAATAATGCAGATGGTAAAGCCAGAGCTTGGTAGCTTCCGGTGGCTCCCACCCATCTTTTTCCTTTAGGGAGTGTTCCCGGTTGAGCATGCGAAAACGATATGGTCCGTAAAGAGATTGCTCTCGAAGGGCCGGAGCTTCCCAATGCCCGACCGCAAGGCCCTTTTCTGGGGGAGGATCAAGATTAGGCGCTGGGCTATAAAACTTATGCCATAACCTGCCGTAAATTTGGACTGCTCTCAAATGCCTGATGGTATTGAAATATAAGAGTGATTTTTGAAAATTCAGCATGTTGCGTCAATCTGAGGCAAGATTCAGAGAAATTTTGGTGGTTTCCACTATTTCCTCGAATGGAATCGGAGCGGATTTACCGTCTTTTATTGAGTCAATGAATTGTTTCACTTCCTCTTCATGTCCCTTGTTCTGGCTGAATAAGTTCATTTTCTTAAAATTAGGCCAGCCATATCCTCTGAGTTTCCTGAAGTTATCCATCTGTAAAATGCGGCCGGCGCAGAAAATTTCCAGACGTTCTTTTGGAAATCCCTTATTCCCAATGGAAAGATAATGTACCGTACCGATGGATCCGTCCGCAAAACCGAGTTGAATACTCAATGTGTCTCGCGTCCCGGATTCCAACTTCATTTTTTCATAACTAACGATTTCGCTTCCAGCAAGAAATCTGAGAAGGTCAATGAAGTGGCACACTTCACCAATGATCCTCCCCCCCCCTACGTTTGGATCCTGAGTCCAGTGATCGATCGGGATCATGCCTGCATTCACGGTCATTATCATGGCCTTGGGTTCATGCATGGCCGAGATCAGGCTTTTCATTTTTCGGATATGAGGGGCAAAACGGCGATTAAAGCCGACAAGAACAACTTTCGAGCCGCATGATTTGTGGGCCTCACAAATTTTATCTAATTCTCCGATTGATAAACAAAGAGGCTTTTCAACAAAAACATGTTTCCCTGCATTTAGTGCTTCCAATACGAAACGAAAGTGACTATTATGACGTGTGGTGATGAATACAGTGTTGATTTCCGAATCTGAGAAAATGATTTCCGAGTCAGTGGTACTTTTCTCAAAACCGAATTTATTTCCCAGGTGCGTGCCGGACACGCCGCCACTTGAAGCGATTGTCTTGAGTCGAACCCCTGTCTTTTTCAAGGCGGGGAGTATTACCCTGGCGGTAAAATCCCCGGCACCGATCAGCCCCACCGTTGGTTTACAGCTATCAAATGATATTTTATTCCTGTTTTTTAACTCAATGGTTTTCCAGGCCGTTTCAATCCCTGAATCCGGGGAATTCCCGGTTTCGGAGTCATAATTCAAAACAATGCCGACATATGCTTCGTTGTTTTCAGCAATCAGGGAATACGCCTTTTCCGCATCCTCGAATCGGAACCTGTGGCTGACCAGGGGACTCACGTCTATTTTGCCCTCCGCCATCAAATCCAGAACAGCCTCAAAATTACGCTGCTCCGTCCAGCGGACATAACCTACAGGATAATCATTGCCGTTTTCTTCATATTCAGGATCATAACGTCCTGGGCCATAAGAGCAGGAAACCTGAAAAGAGATCTCTTTCTTAAAAAAACTATCACGTGATAAATTTAGGCCTGTCACACCCACCAGAACAATACGTCCTCGCTTACGGCACATAACGGTTGCCTGCTGAACAGGTTCATTACTTTTCGTGGCGGCAGCCAGTATTACCCCGTCAACGCCCCGGCCTCTTGAAAATTTCTCTGCCCTGCCTAAAGGGTCCTCTCCATTAGAGAGATCAACGGTTTCCGCGCCAAAGCTTCTCGCCAGGGCACATTTTTGTGAATTAAGATCAATTCCCAAAACCCGGCAGCCGTTCGCCCGAAGGAGCTGAACCGTCAGAAGACCGACAAGCCCCAGGCCGGTAACCACGAAACACTCGCCTATGGTAGGCTTTGCCAGCCTAACACCCTGCATGGCAATAGCACCGAGAATAGTGAAGGATGCATCTTCAATGCCGACGCCATCCGGCATCAACGCGCAAAGGTTCGGAGGTACACAGACCATCTC
The Deltaproteobacteria bacterium DNA segment above includes these coding regions:
- a CDS encoding alginate lyase family protein — encoded protein: MLNFQKSLLYFNTIRHLRAVQIYGRLWHKFYSPAPNLDPPPEKGLAVGHWEAPALREQSLYGPYRFRMLNREHSLKEKDGWEPPEATKLWLYHLHYFDDLTAFNFHKRSSWHKDLINRWIKENPPVSGIGWESYPLSRRIINWIKADLTKPLLDGAALHSLAVQTRYLTKRCEHHIQGNHLFVNAKALVFAGLYFGGRLGNGEAGSWLRQGLKIINRELTEQIRPDGSHYEQSPMYHALLFEDLLDMINIGRAYGWDKCKAWESTAGRMFAFLNAVCHPDGQICLFNDAAFNMAPAPEELADYACRMGIRPNECATVGPGFRHYRNSGMVRLQLGAWTIFFDTGPIGPDHIPGHAHADNLTLEFSYRDKRIIVDTGSGEYGNSPERLRQRSTASHNTVVLDGQNSSEVWSGFRVARRAVPLDIAHVEKRGNTLICEICYKVCGRLKNHIYHRRTLYLNEEKFTVEDEIVGKGNHQIEIFWHFHPQITLKKKDEF
- a CDS encoding bi-domain-containing oxidoreductase, with translation LISPGTERMFIDFGKAGYIRKARQQPHKVKQVIQKIQTDGLQPTIEAIRAKLEQPVALGYCNAGVVTDMGSDARKYGFKIGDQVVSNGPHAEMVCVPPNLCALMPDGVGIEDASFTILGAIAMQGVRLAKPTIGECFVVTGLGLVGLLTVQLLRANGCRVLGIDLNSQKCALARSFGAETVDLSNGEDPLGRAEKFSRGRGVDGVILAAATKSNEPVQQATVMCRKRGRIVLVGVTGLNLSRDSFFKKEISFQVSCSYGPGRYDPEYEENGNDYPVGYVRWTEQRNFEAVLDLMAEGKIDVSPLVSHRFRFEDAEKAYSLIAENNEAYVGIVLNYDSETGNSPDSGIETAWKTIELKNRNKISFDSCKPTVGLIGAGDFTARVILPALKKTGVRLKTIASSGGVSGTHLGNKFGFEKSTTDSEIIFSDSEINTVFITTRHNSHFRFVLEALNAGKHVFVEKPLCLSIGELDKICEAHKSCGSKVVLVGFNRRFAPHIRKMKSLISAMHEPKAMIMTVNAGMIPIDHWTQDPNVGGGRIIGEVCHFIDLLRFLAGSEIVSYEKMKLESGTRDTLSIQLGFADGSIGTVHYLSIGNKGFPKERLEIFCAGRILQMDNFRKLRGYGWPNFKKMNLFSQNKGHEEEVKQFIDSIKDGKSAPIPFEEIVETTKISLNLASD